One genomic region from Populus nigra chromosome 8, ddPopNigr1.1, whole genome shotgun sequence encodes:
- the LOC133701065 gene encoding chlorophyll a-b binding protein CP24 10A, chloroplastic-like produces the protein MAAASGAVLNGLGSSFVCGGKRSRALSGIGATGIGSCSVGARKLTIVAAAQPKKSWIPAVKGGGSFVDPEWLDGSLPGDYGFDPLGLGKDPAFLKWYREAELIHGRWAMAAVVGIFVGQAWSGIPWFEAGADPGAIAPFSFGSLLGTQLILMGWVESKRWVDFFNPESQSVEWATPWSKTAENFANATGDQGYPGGKFFDPLGFAGTLKNGVYIPDEEKLERLKLAEIKHARLAMIAMLIFYFEAGQGKTPLGALGL, from the exons atggctgCTGCCTCTGGTGCTGTCCTAAATGGATTGGGATCTTCGTTCGTGTGTGGAGGGAAGAGGAGTCGAGCCTTGTCGGGAATTGGAGCAACTGGGATTGGAAGTTGCTCGGTTGGTGCGAGGAAGTTGACGATAGTAGCTGCTGCTCAACCAAAGAAGTCTTGGATCCCTGCTGTTAAAGGTGGTGGCAGCTTCGTTGACCCCGAGTGGCTCGACGGCTC GCTCCCCGGTGACTACGGTTTCGATCCTCTAGGCCTAGGCAAGGACCCGGCATTCCTCAAATGGTACAGGGAAGCTGAACTCATTCACGGCCGGTGGGCTATGGCTGCCGTGGTGGGCATCTTTGTTGGCCAAGCATGGAGCGGCATCCCCTGGTTCGAGGCTGGTGCTGACCCTGGTGCCATCGCCCCCTTCTCCTTCGGTTCCCTCCTCGGCACCCAGCTCATTCTCATGGGTTGGGTGGAGAGCAAGCGGTGGGTGGATTTCTTCAACCCCGAGTCCCAATCCGTAGAATGGGCAACACCGTGGTCTAAAACTGCAGAGAACTTCGCCAACGCCACTGGCGACCAGGGTTACCCTGGCGGCAAGTTCTTTGACCCTCTGGGCTTTGCAGGGACTCTCAAGAATGGAGTGTACATTCCTGATGAGGAGAAGCTCGAGAGACTTAAACTTGctgagattaagcatgctaggCTTGCCATGATTGCCATGTTGATCTTCTACTTTGAGGCTGGTCAAGGCAAGACTCCTCTTGGTGCTCTAGGACTGTAA